The Chloroflexota bacterium genome window below encodes:
- a CDS encoding MBL fold metallo-hydrolase yields MEITWYGRACFRLKGREATVITDPCPPSTGFVAGKHDVDLLTISHGHADHSYTRSITAGLTLTRPGEYEHRNLLITAVRSFHDGVRGAERGENVIFAVEMDGVHVCHLGDLGHLLTEEELAELGPIDVLLVPAGGNFTIGPAEAAEVVAQISPKIVIPMHFATDGASADLLGPERFLHELAVSEPIRQPKAVVVPSSLPEESQVVLLEARGRTG; encoded by the coding sequence ATGGAGATCACCTGGTACGGGCGCGCCTGCTTCCGCCTGAAGGGGCGCGAGGCGACGGTCATCACCGACCCCTGTCCTCCCTCAACCGGGTTCGTCGCCGGCAAGCACGACGTGGACCTGCTGACGATCTCCCACGGCCACGCCGACCACAGCTACACGCGTTCGATCACCGCCGGGCTGACGCTGACTCGGCCAGGCGAGTACGAGCATCGCAACCTGCTGATCACGGCAGTTCGTTCGTTCCACGACGGCGTGCGCGGAGCCGAGCGCGGCGAGAACGTCATCTTCGCGGTGGAGATGGACGGCGTGCACGTCTGCCACCTGGGGGACCTGGGGCATCTGCTCACCGAGGAGGAGCTCGCAGAGCTCGGACCGATCGACGTGCTGCTGGTGCCGGCCGGCGGCAACTTCACCATCGGCCCGGCCGAGGCCGCTGAGGTCGTCGCCCAGATCAGCCCGAAGATCGTGATCCCGATGCACTTCGCCACGGACGGGGCATCAGCGGATCTGCTCGGACCCGAGCGCTTCCTTCACGAGCTGGCGGTCAGCGAGCCGATCCGTCAGCCGAAGGCGGTGGTCGTCCCATCCTCGCTCCCCGAGGAGAGTCAGGTGGTGCTGTTGGAGGCGCGCGGGCGCACCGGCTGA
- the argS gene encoding arginine--tRNA ligase, producing MSSLRADLRAAVEAARDRAEAAGELGRQEGATWPPISLERPGRPEHGDYATNAAMQLAPVARAAPLRIAETLKRHLGLPEGVAEVSIAPPGFLNMRLDPAWVAGQIGAILEAGPSFGGARADRPRKINVEFVSANPTGPLTVGNARGAFVGDLLSRVLEGVGHEVTREYYFNDFNAQVLNLGLSVQARREGGQVPEDGYHGDYVAELAAQVPDETWAEAAAPGADAGSILGRWASERVRAGIEESLARLGVRFDVWTSEGSIHEQGWVARAVDQLGDAGHIYEADGATWFRSTAFGDDKDRVVIRSNGQPTYFASDLGYIAQKFSRGFEELIYLWGEDHHGTVARNRAAARALGFDAEAVHWMLMAWVRFVRDGVEIGMSKRSGEFISLDELLAEIGPDAARWYFGSRATTTGIDLDIELAKKQSAENPVYYVQYAHARCSSILRRAADEKLAPDARDAAQLLLHSAEQALVRRLLAMPDVVADAAERRETHELTHYCLEVAQLFSAFYRDCRVLPDEPAEIQLSQARLALTAAARQVLANALGLLGISAPEAM from the coding sequence ATGAGCTCGCTGCGCGCGGATCTGCGCGCCGCGGTCGAGGCAGCCCGCGACCGCGCCGAGGCGGCCGGTGAGCTGGGCCGCCAGGAGGGCGCCACGTGGCCCCCGATCAGCCTCGAACGACCGGGGCGTCCGGAGCACGGCGACTACGCCACCAACGCCGCCATGCAGCTCGCGCCGGTTGCGCGCGCAGCTCCGCTGCGCATCGCCGAGACCCTGAAGCGCCACCTCGGCCTCCCCGAGGGAGTCGCGGAGGTGAGCATTGCGCCGCCTGGCTTCCTGAACATGCGCCTCGACCCCGCCTGGGTCGCCGGCCAGATCGGTGCCATCCTGGAGGCCGGGCCGAGTTTTGGCGGCGCCCGCGCCGATCGGCCGCGGAAGATCAACGTCGAGTTCGTATCGGCCAACCCGACCGGTCCGCTGACCGTGGGCAACGCGCGCGGCGCCTTTGTCGGCGACCTGCTGTCTCGCGTGCTGGAGGGGGTCGGCCACGAGGTGACGCGCGAGTACTACTTCAACGACTTCAATGCGCAGGTGCTGAACCTCGGCCTGTCGGTGCAGGCTCGCCGGGAGGGCGGGCAGGTTCCCGAGGACGGCTATCACGGTGACTACGTGGCCGAGCTTGCAGCGCAGGTTCCCGACGAGACCTGGGCCGAGGCAGCGGCGCCGGGCGCCGACGCCGGATCAATTCTTGGCCGATGGGCCTCGGAACGGGTTCGCGCCGGGATCGAGGAGAGCCTCGCCCGGCTCGGCGTCCGCTTTGACGTGTGGACCAGCGAGGGGTCGATCCACGAGCAGGGATGGGTCGCCCGCGCGGTCGACCAGCTGGGCGACGCCGGGCACATCTACGAAGCCGATGGGGCCACCTGGTTCCGCTCGACGGCCTTTGGAGATGACAAGGACCGGGTGGTGATCCGCTCGAACGGCCAGCCAACGTACTTTGCGTCGGACCTCGGCTACATCGCGCAGAAGTTCAGTCGTGGCTTCGAGGAGCTGATCTACCTCTGGGGTGAGGATCACCACGGGACGGTGGCGCGCAACCGCGCGGCCGCCCGGGCGCTGGGATTCGACGCCGAGGCGGTGCACTGGATGCTGATGGCCTGGGTGCGCTTCGTGCGGGACGGGGTCGAGATCGGGATGAGCAAGCGCTCCGGCGAGTTCATCAGCCTTGATGAGCTACTGGCCGAGATCGGGCCGGATGCGGCGCGCTGGTACTTCGGCTCCCGGGCGACGACGACCGGGATCGACCTCGACATCGAGCTGGCCAAGAAGCAGAGCGCCGAGAACCCGGTCTATTACGTCCAGTACGCCCATGCCCGCTGCAGCTCGATCCTGCGTCGAGCGGCCGACGAGAAACTCGCGCCCGACGCCCGGGATGCCGCTCAGCTGCTCTTGCACTCCGCCGAGCAGGCGCTGGTCCGGCGACTGCTGGCCATGCCTGACGTGGTGGCCGACGCCGCCGAGCGGCGCGAGACTCATGAGCTGACCCACTACTGCCTGGAGGTGGCGCAGCTCTTCAGCGCGTTCTACCGCGACTGCCGCGTCCTGCCCGATGAACCCGCCGAGATCCAGCTCTCGCAGGCCCGCCTGGCCCTGACTGCGGCCGCCCGCCAGGTGCTCGCCAACGCGCTGGGCCTGCTGGGCATCTCCGCCCCCGAGGCGATGTAG